The following coding sequences are from one Phycisphaeraceae bacterium window:
- a CDS encoding HlyC/CorC family transporter → MSALWVLIASTVLAGMLATLHYALADLARASLEEIASVKNRPAATRRVDAILRDVSGHSRAIAVPMILCLAAAVAAAVEETTNLRSGTGMPVTHADEIIGVLAASLILWVLCVSLPMSIAWHAGERLVYAWSPLVRGIYHLGAPLRALGRFLDEMVKRLAGVQGDTRNEVLQAELMSVVEEGEREGQIDLEQREMIEAVVEFRNLTAKQVMTPRTEIEAFEETNELGAVTRIIKEIGHSRIPVYQGSLDNVVGIFYVKDLMRWLAGDGTHAPGKPFSLRAILRPALFVPETKPVRELLRELLKKKVHIAMVADEFGGTAGLVTIEDMVEEIVGDIRDEYEPTEPEKPDVEVKLHERTAEVDARAYIDDVNDALLPLGWSLPEGDDYDTVGGFVITTLGRIPEQGESFRHDRATVTVLEASPTRVLKVRLEVGQDDDDHHHDEDDEPASRNGGPVPQRPGDRPAEPRTQ, encoded by the coding sequence GTGAGTGCGCTGTGGGTGCTCATCGCGTCGACGGTCCTCGCTGGGATGCTCGCCACGCTGCACTATGCGTTGGCGGACCTGGCGCGCGCCTCGCTCGAAGAAATCGCCTCGGTCAAGAACCGTCCCGCCGCGACGCGGCGCGTGGACGCGATCCTCCGCGATGTCTCGGGCCATTCGAGGGCGATCGCGGTGCCCATGATCCTGTGCCTCGCCGCGGCCGTGGCCGCCGCGGTGGAGGAGACGACCAACCTGCGGTCGGGCACGGGCATGCCGGTCACGCACGCCGACGAGATCATCGGCGTGCTCGCGGCGTCGCTGATTCTGTGGGTGCTGTGCGTGTCGCTGCCGATGTCGATCGCCTGGCACGCGGGCGAGCGGCTGGTCTACGCCTGGTCGCCGCTGGTGCGCGGGATCTACCACCTGGGCGCGCCGCTGCGTGCCCTCGGGCGGTTCCTGGACGAGATGGTGAAGCGGCTCGCGGGGGTCCAGGGCGACACTCGCAACGAGGTGCTGCAGGCCGAGTTGATGAGCGTTGTCGAGGAGGGGGAGCGCGAGGGGCAGATCGACCTTGAGCAGCGCGAGATGATCGAGGCGGTCGTCGAGTTCCGGAACCTCACCGCCAAGCAGGTCATGACCCCGCGCACCGAGATCGAGGCGTTCGAGGAGACGAACGAGCTCGGCGCCGTCACGCGGATCATCAAGGAGATCGGCCACTCCCGCATCCCGGTCTACCAGGGGTCGCTGGACAATGTCGTCGGCATCTTCTACGTCAAGGACCTGATGCGCTGGCTCGCCGGCGACGGCACGCACGCGCCCGGCAAGCCCTTCTCGCTCCGGGCCATCCTGCGGCCCGCGCTGTTCGTGCCGGAAACCAAGCCCGTCCGCGAGCTGCTCCGCGAGCTGCTCAAGAAGAAGGTCCACATCGCCATGGTCGCGGACGAGTTCGGCGGCACCGCCGGGCTGGTCACCATCGAGGACATGGTCGAGGAGATCGTCGGCGACATCCGGGACGAGTACGAGCCGACCGAACCGGAAAAGCCCGACGTCGAGGTGAAGCTGCACGAGCGCACCGCCGAGGTGGATGCGCGGGCGTACATCGACGATGTAAACGACGCCCTGTTGCCGCTGGGCTGGTCGCTGCCCGAGGGGGACGACTACGACACCGTCGGCGGGTTTGTGATCACCACGCTGGGCCGCATCCCCGAGCAGGGCGAGTCATTCCGGCACGACCGCGCCACGGTGACCGTGCTCGAGGCCTCGCCGACCCGCGTCCTCAAGGTCCGGCTGGAGGTCGGCCAGGACGACGACGATCACCACCATGATGAGGATGATGAGCCTGCCAGCCGCAACGGGGGGCCGGTCCCCCAGCGCCCCGGCGATCGGCCCGCGGAACCTCGCACCCAGTAA